One part of the Marinilabiliales bacterium genome encodes these proteins:
- a CDS encoding Crp/Fnr family transcriptional regulator: MIKHTANTLNCEGCKSEFNSIFKHLTSEQHEMISLDKNCEPYKRGSIIYHEGNRISGCYCVGSGIVKIYKTGIDGKEQIIAFAKKGDIIGFRSVLSGELACTTAKVIEESHLCFIPGDTFIDLFRENPDFSMDLMQLACKELGEANAYITDIAQKTVRERLAEVLLILMKNFDLDAEHFLQITLTREELANIVGTATESVIRLLSEFKSDNLIELHGRRIKLLDIKGLKKAGNVF, encoded by the coding sequence ATGATCAAACATACTGCAAATACACTGAATTGCGAGGGCTGCAAGAGCGAATTCAACAGTATCTTCAAGCATCTTACCTCTGAGCAGCACGAAATGATCTCTTTGGACAAAAATTGCGAACCATATAAAAGAGGATCCATAATATATCATGAGGGCAACAGGATTTCAGGATGCTACTGTGTCGGGAGCGGAATTGTTAAAATTTACAAGACCGGTATAGATGGAAAGGAACAGATAATAGCTTTTGCAAAAAAGGGTGATATCATAGGGTTCAGATCTGTTCTCAGTGGAGAACTGGCTTGCACCACTGCCAAAGTAATAGAAGAATCCCACCTCTGTTTTATACCTGGCGATACCTTTATTGACCTCTTCAGGGAAAATCCTGATTTCTCAATGGATCTTATGCAGCTTGCCTGCAAGGAGCTTGGTGAAGCGAATGCCTATATTACTGATATTGCCCAGAAAACTGTACGTGAAAGACTTGCAGAAGTTCTTCTGATACTGATGAAAAACTTTGACCTTGATGCGGAGCATTTTCTTCAGATAACGCTTACAAGGGAAGAACTTGCAAATATTGTCGGAACTGCAACCGAATCTGTTATCAGGTTGCTGTCTGAATTTAAATCTGATAATCTAATTGAACTTCACGGCCGAAGAATCAAACTACTTGATATAAAAGGCCTTAAAAAAGCGGGTAACGTCTTCTAA
- the ruvB gene encoding Holliday junction branch migration DNA helicase RuvB: MDGEYDIRKDMPDNQDLEYEKKLRPIVFEDFSGQLKTVENLKVFVKAAKMRDEALDHVLLHGPPGLGKTTLANIIANEMEVNIRITSGPVLDKPGDLAGLLTSLDEMDVLFIDEIHRLSAVVEEYLYSAMEDFKIDILIDKGPGARSVQLKLNPFTMIGATTRSGLLTGPLRSRFGINSHLEYYDAEILDGIIKRSAYILDIEIDNNASIEIAGRSRGTPRIANALLRRVRDFAQVKGHGKIDMEIARYSLEALNIDKHGLDEMDNRILLTIIDKFGGGPVGISTIATSIGEDAGTIEEVYEPFLIKEGYIKRTPRGREITELGLRHLGRDIKGGQALLF, from the coding sequence ATGGATGGCGAGTATGACATAAGAAAAGATATGCCTGACAACCAGGACCTGGAGTATGAGAAGAAGCTAAGGCCTATTGTATTTGAGGACTTCAGCGGGCAGTTAAAGACAGTGGAAAATCTTAAGGTTTTTGTTAAAGCTGCTAAAATGAGGGATGAGGCCCTGGATCATGTTCTGCTGCACGGACCACCCGGACTTGGAAAGACTACACTGGCCAATATTATTGCCAATGAGATGGAGGTCAATATAAGAATTACCAGCGGTCCTGTTCTTGATAAGCCTGGTGATCTCGCGGGACTTCTGACTAGCCTTGACGAAATGGATGTACTTTTCATCGATGAAATTCACCGGCTTAGTGCGGTTGTCGAAGAGTATCTCTATTCTGCAATGGAAGATTTTAAAATTGACATACTTATCGATAAAGGTCCTGGTGCGAGATCAGTACAACTGAAACTTAATCCGTTTACCATGATAGGTGCAACAACCAGAAGCGGATTGCTTACAGGGCCCCTTCGTTCACGTTTCGGGATAAATTCACACCTGGAATATTATGACGCTGAGATTCTTGATGGCATAATCAAGAGATCTGCATATATTCTTGATATAGAAATTGATAATAATGCATCAATAGAAATTGCCGGACGAAGCAGGGGCACACCAAGAATTGCAAATGCACTTCTGAGAAGGGTAAGGGATTTTGCGCAGGTAAAAGGGCATGGTAAAATTGATATGGAAATAGCCAGATATTCACTTGAAGCCCTGAACATTGATAAGCACGGGCTTGATGAGATGGATAACAGGATATTGCTTACTATAATTGATAAATTCGGAGGAGGACCTGTTGGGATTTCCACAATCGCAACTTCAATAGGTGAGGATGCGGGTACTATCGAGGAGGTTTACGAACCTTTTCTGATAAAAGAGGGGTACATTAAAAGAACACCACGCGGAAGAGAAATAACAGAGCTGGGTTTAAGGCATCTTGGAAGGGATATTAAAGGCGGACAGGCATTGCTTTTCTGA
- a CDS encoding ComF family protein: MQKNIITETARELLDLIYPRLCAGCSTTLVKQEEHICTRCLYMLPKTNFHKDRHNPMEQLFWGRVRIEAAAAMYYFERASKCRRILHHIKYRGKKELAHYLGALYGIELAGCRLLSEADLLLPVPLHHLRQRKRGFNQSEWFAGGLASGMGKELAADVLVRFEGTETQTRRSRLQRWENVENCFSVDKPEKVTGKHVILVDDVVTTGATLEACASALLRGRGVRVSILTIAYA, encoded by the coding sequence ATGCAGAAGAATATCATAACTGAAACCGCAAGGGAGCTGCTTGACCTTATCTACCCGCGCCTGTGCGCAGGCTGCAGCACCACACTGGTAAAACAGGAGGAGCACATATGCACGCGATGCCTCTATATGCTCCCAAAAACCAACTTCCACAAAGACCGGCATAATCCGATGGAACAGCTCTTCTGGGGAAGGGTCCGCATAGAGGCTGCCGCAGCAATGTATTATTTTGAAAGAGCAAGCAAATGCAGGCGCATTCTTCACCATATCAAGTACCGGGGTAAAAAGGAACTGGCACATTACCTCGGCGCCTTATACGGCATTGAACTGGCCGGCTGCCGGCTGTTATCGGAGGCCGATCTGCTGCTTCCCGTGCCTCTGCATCATCTCAGGCAAAGAAAAAGAGGATTCAACCAGAGCGAGTGGTTTGCCGGTGGACTGGCATCGGGCATGGGGAAGGAATTAGCTGCCGATGTGCTGGTTCGCTTTGAAGGAACAGAAACACAAACCAGGAGGTCGCGCCTGCAGCGATGGGAGAACGTTGAAAACTGCTTCAGCGTAGATAAGCCCGAAAAGGTAACAGGAAAGCACGTCATACTGGTTGATGATGTTGTGACGACCGGAGCCACTTTGGAAGCATGTGCATCAGCACTGCTACGGGGCCGGGGGGTCAGGGTCAGCATCCTCACCATAGCCTATGCCTGA
- a CDS encoding NAD-dependent deacylase, whose translation MEKLVVLSGAGISAESGIKTFRDMGGLWEEYDIMEVASPEGWARNPKLVQKFYNDRRRQLLDCKPNRAHLLLVELEKFYDVEVVTQNVDDLHERAGSSRVLHLHGELRKAQSTHDPSLVYDIEGWEIKETDRCEKGYPLRPNVVWFGEPVYAMEPAMDIVSKAGILVVIGTSLNVYPAAGLVDYVPDNCSVYLIDPNEVMYYGRKKVNFIKEKAGKGTGILFEQLTGEKPPF comes from the coding sequence ATGGAAAAACTGGTTGTTTTATCCGGAGCCGGCATAAGCGCCGAAAGCGGCATTAAAACATTTCGTGATATGGGGGGGCTATGGGAAGAGTACGATATCATGGAAGTTGCAAGTCCGGAAGGATGGGCGCGAAATCCTAAGCTGGTTCAGAAATTTTATAATGACAGGCGAAGGCAGCTTCTGGACTGCAAGCCGAACAGGGCGCACCTGCTGCTTGTTGAACTTGAAAAGTTCTATGACGTTGAGGTCGTAACACAAAATGTTGACGACCTGCACGAACGGGCAGGCAGCAGCAGGGTGCTTCATCTTCACGGAGAGCTGAGGAAGGCGCAGAGCACTCATGATCCTTCGCTGGTTTATGATATTGAGGGGTGGGAGATAAAGGAGACTGACAGGTGTGAAAAGGGCTACCCGTTGAGGCCTAACGTAGTATGGTTCGGCGAGCCGGTGTATGCCATGGAGCCGGCAATGGACATTGTGTCAAAGGCCGGCATTCTGGTGGTGATCGGCACCTCGCTTAATGTGTATCCTGCAGCAGGCCTTGTGGACTATGTTCCTGACAACTGTTCGGTGTACCTTATCGACCCCAATGAGGTGATGTATTACGGAAGGAAAAAGGTTAACTTTATTAAGGAGAAGGCCGGTAAAGGCACCGGTATTCTGTTTGAGCAACTGACAGGGGAGAAACCGCCTTTTTGA
- the rpiB gene encoding ribose 5-phosphate isomerase B, producing the protein MPENIRLALGSDHAGFKVKQTVIDHLKKHGYSYRDFGAYSEDASDYPDFAHPVAQAVESGEYDFGIVVCGSGNGVNMVVNKHSGIRSALCWNSDVARVVRLHNDANICALPGRYIDGEQATEIVKVFLNTGFEGGRHLHRINKIPV; encoded by the coding sequence ATGCCTGAGAATATAAGATTAGCTTTAGGATCCGACCATGCAGGGTTCAAAGTTAAACAAACAGTCATTGATCATCTTAAAAAACATGGATACAGTTACCGGGATTTTGGAGCATATTCCGAAGATGCTTCAGATTACCCTGATTTTGCTCATCCCGTGGCACAGGCTGTTGAGAGCGGAGAATATGATTTTGGTATAGTCGTTTGCGGAAGCGGTAATGGTGTGAATATGGTGGTAAACAAACATTCGGGCATCAGGTCGGCTCTGTGCTGGAACAGCGATGTTGCCCGGGTTGTCAGGTTGCACAATGATGCCAATATATGTGCGCTTCCGGGCCGGTACATAGACGGTGAGCAGGCAACAGAAATAGTAAAGGTGTTTCTAAATACTGGTTTTGAAGGTGGCAGGCACCTGCATCGCATAAACAAGATACCGGTATAA
- the dnaG gene encoding DNA primase gives MIDPATIERIIDTAEITDVVQDFVTLKKRGVNYLGLCPFHNEKTPSFTVSPAKGIYKCFGCGKGGNAVNFIMEHEHVSWPEALRFLARKYSIEVVETEVSDKEKEKQNERESMMLVTGYAQRFFSNSLNNSDEGLAVGLAYLKERGYRQHMIEKFQLGYSPEGWDKFTGEALKNGYKEEFLEKTGLSIRKGDRLFDRFSGRVMFPIHSLSGKVTAFGGRTLKQDKNTAKYLNSPESEIYHKSRILYGLYYAKKAIVQNDKCYLVEGYTDVLSLHQAGIENVVASSGTALTAEQVRLIKRFTKNITVLYDGDEAGLKASLRGIDLILEEGMNVRVLLFPEGEDPDSFARKTDSDKITSYINENELDFVLFKTRLLSEDAKSDPVRKSMMITDIVRSVARIPDRITRMVYIRECAVILNVEESILYREADEIRRKDSEKRLNYRYNDAGFKSSKTKSGPQASPGKRSERETIEREIIRLLMNYGNIELFPPDENTGNKPVKVAAYIIGELQGDELELENPVYNTIIRETALIIAENGEVSGKQFSNHPDTTISSTAADLLSTSYDISRIWRRKEANIETEEMKLGQLVPSTILAFKSFLVRKELKDTEEKLRTAESEESLLLQQRHMILKTASIQLAKQLGNRIVS, from the coding sequence ATGATCGATCCTGCAACCATAGAAAGAATAATAGATACGGCAGAGATTACCGATGTTGTGCAGGATTTCGTAACCCTGAAGAAACGCGGTGTCAATTATCTCGGACTTTGTCCGTTCCACAACGAAAAAACTCCCTCCTTCACCGTTTCGCCCGCCAAGGGGATCTACAAGTGTTTCGGGTGTGGCAAGGGTGGCAACGCGGTGAATTTCATAATGGAACACGAGCATGTCTCATGGCCTGAAGCACTCAGGTTCCTGGCCCGCAAATACAGCATTGAGGTGGTCGAGACAGAGGTAAGCGACAAGGAAAAGGAGAAACAGAACGAACGCGAAAGCATGATGCTTGTTACCGGATATGCCCAGCGTTTCTTCAGCAACAGCCTTAACAACAGCGACGAGGGACTGGCAGTCGGCCTGGCTTACCTGAAAGAGAGGGGCTACAGGCAGCACATGATAGAAAAATTCCAGCTCGGATACTCTCCCGAAGGCTGGGATAAATTCACCGGAGAAGCACTGAAAAACGGCTACAAGGAAGAGTTCCTTGAAAAAACAGGTTTGTCAATACGTAAAGGCGACAGGCTGTTCGACAGGTTCAGCGGCAGGGTGATGTTTCCAATCCATTCCCTTTCGGGGAAGGTAACGGCATTCGGTGGCCGTACACTGAAGCAGGACAAGAATACCGCCAAATACCTCAATTCGCCCGAGTCGGAGATATACCATAAAAGCCGGATTCTTTACGGACTCTATTATGCAAAAAAGGCCATTGTCCAGAATGACAAGTGTTATCTTGTCGAGGGATACACCGATGTACTTTCGCTCCACCAGGCAGGGATTGAAAATGTTGTCGCCTCATCCGGTACGGCGCTCACAGCTGAGCAGGTCCGACTTATCAAGCGCTTCACCAAAAATATTACTGTCCTGTATGATGGTGACGAGGCCGGACTTAAAGCCTCCCTGAGGGGTATTGACCTGATACTCGAAGAGGGCATGAATGTAAGGGTCCTTTTGTTTCCCGAAGGCGAAGACCCTGACTCATTCGCGCGAAAGACCGATTCTGACAAAATAACCAGCTACATCAATGAGAATGAGCTCGACTTTGTCCTCTTCAAAACACGGCTGCTAAGTGAAGATGCAAAGAGCGACCCTGTAAGGAAATCGATGATGATAACCGACATTGTAAGGTCGGTGGCCAGGATACCCGACCGTATCACACGGATGGTATATATAAGGGAGTGTGCCGTAATACTGAACGTGGAAGAGAGTATCCTCTACAGGGAGGCTGACGAGATCAGAAGAAAGGATTCAGAAAAGAGGCTTAATTACAGGTACAATGATGCCGGTTTCAAGTCCTCCAAGACAAAGTCAGGCCCACAGGCATCGCCCGGCAAACGCTCCGAAAGGGAGACCATTGAAAGGGAAATAATCCGTCTGCTGATGAATTATGGCAACATTGAGCTTTTCCCGCCTGATGAGAATACCGGCAACAAACCGGTAAAAGTGGCTGCCTATATTATCGGCGAGCTCCAGGGAGATGAACTCGAACTGGAAAATCCGGTTTACAACACCATTATAAGGGAGACTGCCTTAATTATCGCTGAGAACGGTGAAGTTTCGGGAAAACAGTTCTCCAACCACCCTGATACCACAATCAGCAGTACTGCAGCTGATCTGCTTAGCACCTCATACGATATCAGCAGGATATGGAGAAGGAAAGAAGCAAATATTGAAACAGAGGAGATGAAGCTCGGTCAGCTGGTTCCCTCAACAATCCTTGCCTTCAAGAGCTTCCTTGTAAGAAAGGAGCTGAAGGATACCGAAGAAAAGCTAAGAACAGCAGAAAGCGAAGAATCTCTGTTGCTTCAGCAACGTCATATGATACTTAAAACAGCAAGCATTCAGCTGGCAAAACAACTGGGCAACCGTATAGTTTCCTGA
- the hemW gene encoding radical SAM family heme chaperone HemW has product MAGIYIHIPWCRKVCIYCDFHFSVSLRDRKEMLDCLSAELHMQKNYLAGEKISSIYFGGGTPSVLEARELRILLDTIYSIFDVDCNVEITLEANPDDLFPGYLLDISHAGINRLSLGVQSFFGEDLAWMNRRHDEAASIACIERSISAGFTNINIDLIYGLPGMDDARWKRNLGFFFGTGVNHLSAYHLTLEEKTVYYHRVKKGILTKPDQNKGARQFEMLMDRAAREGFIHYEISNFCRPGNFSRHNTGYWLQHHYLGVGPSANSYNGGSRQWNARNNTLYIKSIKAGKIPFEYEELDKATRYNEYILTSLRTVWGADPSYVERIFGEEYTGHFLKETDRLTGKGFIEMRKGNMVLTREGRKLADGIISGLFRENE; this is encoded by the coding sequence ATGGCAGGCATATATATTCATATTCCCTGGTGCAGGAAAGTCTGTATCTATTGTGATTTCCATTTTTCGGTATCGTTGAGGGACAGGAAAGAGATGCTTGATTGCCTTTCGGCGGAATTGCATATGCAAAAAAACTACCTTGCCGGTGAAAAAATATCTTCAATATATTTTGGTGGTGGAACACCTTCTGTACTTGAGGCAAGGGAATTAAGGATATTGCTTGACACGATATACAGCATTTTTGATGTTGACTGCAATGTTGAGATCACGCTTGAAGCAAATCCTGATGACCTCTTTCCCGGTTATCTGCTGGATATTAGTCATGCCGGAATAAACAGACTTAGCCTGGGTGTGCAGTCATTTTTCGGGGAGGATCTTGCCTGGATGAACAGAAGACATGACGAAGCTGCATCAATTGCATGTATTGAAAGAAGTATATCGGCAGGTTTCACAAATATAAATATTGACCTGATTTACGGGCTGCCGGGGATGGATGATGCCAGATGGAAAAGAAATCTGGGGTTCTTTTTCGGCACCGGAGTTAATCATCTCTCCGCCTACCACCTGACCCTTGAAGAGAAGACAGTCTATTACCACAGGGTAAAGAAAGGAATACTGACAAAACCTGACCAGAACAAAGGGGCACGACAGTTTGAGATGCTAATGGACAGGGCTGCCAGGGAGGGATTTATCCATTACGAGATATCAAATTTCTGCCGGCCAGGCAATTTTTCAAGACATAATACAGGATACTGGCTTCAGCATCATTACCTGGGAGTAGGTCCTTCTGCCAATTCTTACAATGGCGGCTCCAGGCAATGGAATGCCCGTAATAATACGCTTTATATAAAGAGCATCAAGGCCGGGAAAATACCCTTTGAATATGAGGAGCTTGACAAAGCAACCCGCTATAACGAATATATCCTTACATCACTTCGGACTGTATGGGGGGCTGACCCGTCATACGTGGAGAGGATTTTCGGAGAAGAGTATACCGGTCATTTCCTTAAGGAGACAGACAGGCTCACCGGTAAAGGCTTTATTGAGATGAGGAAAGGGAACATGGTGCTGACCAGGGAAGGCAGGAAGCTGGCTGATGGTATAATATCGGGGCTGTTCAGGGAAAATGAGTGA
- a CDS encoding peptidylprolyl isomerase — translation MLKYLPLLLICVSYACSGTTNDDGDKRIVRVETVYGNMDIMLFNETPLHRDNFIKLIEDGFYEDLLFHRVIDNFMIQGGDPVSRNATGDTQPGSGGPGYTIPAEIHDHLYHRKGALAAARLGDNVNPDRESSGSQFYIVHGSLFTDQQLDEMEQRIQAMEEHEFTSRNFRRLEKEYLDRDEVPDYAAIASRIEELGNEYYSSGNHFKFSDEMRESYTTVGGAPHLDGSYTVFGQVIEGFEVIDKIASVETNSAARPREDIKMNIRVIR, via the coding sequence ATGTTAAAGTATTTACCCCTGCTTTTAATCTGCGTAAGCTACGCATGTTCAGGCACTACAAATGATGACGGCGATAAAAGGATAGTCCGTGTCGAAACTGTTTACGGCAACATGGATATTATGCTTTTCAATGAAACACCCCTTCACAGGGATAATTTCATCAAACTCATTGAGGACGGATTCTACGAAGACCTTCTTTTCCACAGGGTTATAGATAATTTCATGATCCAGGGCGGAGATCCCGTGTCGAGGAATGCCACAGGGGATACGCAACCAGGTTCAGGAGGCCCGGGATATACAATACCGGCAGAAATTCATGACCACCTTTACCACCGTAAGGGTGCTTTAGCAGCTGCAAGACTTGGTGATAATGTAAATCCCGACAGGGAATCATCCGGATCACAGTTTTATATTGTCCATGGATCACTTTTTACAGATCAACAGCTTGATGAAATGGAGCAAAGGATACAGGCAATGGAGGAGCATGAATTTACCTCCCGTAACTTCAGGCGGCTTGAAAAAGAGTACCTCGACCGTGATGAGGTTCCTGATTATGCAGCAATTGCTTCACGTATTGAGGAGCTGGGAAATGAATATTATTCCTCTGGTAATCATTTCAAGTTTTCTGATGAAATGAGAGAGTCCTATACCACTGTTGGAGGGGCACCCCACCTTGATGGTTCATATACCGTATTCGGACAGGTAATAGAGGGTTTTGAGGTAATAGATAAAATCGCTTCTGTTGAAACCAACAGCGCCGCCCGGCCCCGTGAAGACATAAAAATGAATATCAGGGTCATAAGGTAA
- a CDS encoding cation transporter produces MIFVKSKGRNISGKFAGFFSIAGNTVLFAFKLWAGLVTGSVALIADAWHTLSDSVSSVILLIGIYVSSKPADNEHPYGHGRAEVIASLFIGLILVLIAINFLYESVNRIITGETVIFGYLAITVTAISLVVKEIMAQISFYASRNEGSKALFADGWHHRSDAFTSLIILVGILLGRYIWWIDGALGAFVSVMILILAFRIVKDSIDPLLGEKPDKELIDKINNIGNEIYSGELYSHHFNIHKYGNHTELTFHIKLPGNYKLDNANRITALFIKRIRSELDIVATIYIDAYKEELKQ; encoded by the coding sequence ATGATATTTGTAAAAAGCAAAGGCCGAAACATCAGCGGAAAATTTGCCGGTTTTTTTTCGATTGCCGGAAACACCGTATTGTTTGCATTCAAATTGTGGGCTGGTCTTGTTACCGGATCAGTAGCCCTTATAGCAGATGCATGGCACACCCTGTCTGACTCTGTATCATCGGTTATTCTTTTGATCGGAATATATGTATCATCAAAACCAGCTGATAATGAACATCCATATGGCCATGGTCGTGCTGAGGTTATAGCCTCACTGTTTATCGGACTTATACTTGTTCTTATTGCTATAAATTTTTTATACGAAAGTGTAAACAGGATAATCACCGGAGAAACTGTTATATTTGGTTATTTAGCTATTACGGTCACCGCAATTTCCCTTGTTGTAAAGGAGATTATGGCCCAGATTTCATTTTATGCCAGCAGAAATGAAGGGTCCAAGGCCCTTTTTGCCGACGGATGGCATCACAGGTCAGATGCCTTTACAAGTCTGATTATACTGGTAGGTATTCTTCTTGGTCGGTATATATGGTGGATTGACGGTGCACTTGGAGCATTTGTATCGGTTATGATACTTATACTTGCTTTCAGGATAGTAAAGGATAGTATTGATCCGCTACTCGGTGAAAAACCCGATAAGGAATTGATTGATAAGATCAATAATATTGGAAATGAGATATATTCCGGAGAGCTTTATTCGCACCATTTTAATATTCATAAATATGGCAACCATACGGAACTTACTTTTCATATAAAATTACCAGGCAATTACAAGCTTGATAATGCAAATAGAATTACCGCCCTGTTCATTAAAAGGATCAGGAGTGAATTGGATATTGTTGCTACTATCTATATAGATGCATATAAGGAGGAATTAAAACAATAA
- a CDS encoding PorT family protein has translation MKRYIFLLIFGVVALCCRDAGAQVFNAGMGGGLNIAQVEGDGFSGYNKPGGFFGLFVSTPVSEFLSARMEINYSSKGSMFPTSIDNPRYYKIDLRYVEIPVLMRYSWSSGIIAEIGLSGGYLFFSREKDAGGYIPPEETLPFRKGELAAHAGAGWQFTEKISGHARVAFSVIRVREHAGGGTYRFNWGQFNNVLSFTVQYTFLSSAF, from the coding sequence ATGAAGAGATACATATTCTTACTTATCTTTGGTGTGGTGGCGCTCTGTTGCCGGGATGCCGGCGCGCAGGTGTTCAATGCCGGTATGGGGGGAGGACTTAACATTGCACAGGTCGAAGGCGACGGTTTTTCAGGATACAACAAGCCGGGTGGTTTTTTCGGTCTTTTTGTATCTACCCCGGTAAGCGAATTTTTGTCTGCCCGCATGGAGATAAACTACTCTTCCAAAGGAAGCATGTTTCCTACTTCGATAGATAATCCCCGATATTACAAAATTGATCTGCGGTATGTTGAGATACCAGTGTTGATGCGCTACTCCTGGTCATCAGGCATTATTGCCGAGATTGGCCTGTCGGGCGGGTATCTGTTCTTCTCGCGTGAAAAGGATGCGGGTGGGTATATCCCCCCCGAAGAGACACTACCATTCAGAAAAGGAGAACTTGCCGCACACGCAGGAGCAGGCTGGCAGTTTACAGAAAAGATTTCTGGCCATGCGAGGGTTGCCTTTTCAGTTATACGGGTCAGAGAACATGCGGGCGGTGGAACCTACCGCTTCAACTGGGGCCAGTTCAACAATGTTCTGTCGTTTACGGTGCAATACACTTTTTTATCGAGTGCATTTTAA
- a CDS encoding phenylalanine--tRNA ligase subunit alpha, with product MQDLINNLQKEADLFEIKDISDLENFRNKYLSKKGEIAELFKVFRNLSPEEKKITGKLLNEVKISIQSKYDNFFSSLSGNIKDHGIPDLTLPSDHIAAGSRHPISVVRKEIIEIFSRIGFTISEGPEIEDDWHVFSALNFPEEHPARDMQDTFFIEKDPDILLRTHTSSVQVRVMQSVAPPIRTISPGRVFRNEAISARSHCIFHQIEGLYIDEKVSFADLKQTLEFFAKELFGEKTRIRLRPSFFPFTEPSGEMDVSCTCNSKGCRLCKYTGWLEVLGCGMVDPNVLRDCGIDPDKFTGFAFGLGIERIALLKYDIKDIRMYFENDVRFLSQFNGIV from the coding sequence ATGCAGGATTTGATAAATAATTTACAGAAGGAGGCCGATCTGTTTGAGATAAAAGATATCTCTGATCTGGAAAATTTCAGAAACAAATATTTAAGCAAAAAAGGAGAGATCGCTGAGCTTTTCAAAGTGTTCAGGAATCTCTCCCCTGAAGAAAAAAAGATAACGGGAAAATTACTGAACGAGGTAAAAATCAGCATCCAGTCAAAATATGACAATTTTTTTTCCTCTCTGTCCGGAAATATCAAAGATCATGGAATACCGGACCTTACGCTTCCGTCAGATCATATAGCTGCTGGCAGCAGACATCCAATTTCGGTAGTGAGAAAAGAGATAATTGAAATATTCAGCCGCATCGGTTTTACAATTTCGGAAGGGCCCGAAATAGAGGACGACTGGCATGTGTTTTCAGCCCTTAACTTTCCTGAAGAACATCCTGCGCGGGATATGCAGGACACCTTCTTTATCGAAAAAGATCCGGATATTCTGCTCAGAACACATACTTCATCGGTACAGGTCAGGGTCATGCAATCAGTTGCTCCCCCTATCAGGACAATTTCACCTGGCAGAGTCTTCAGGAACGAGGCTATATCAGCAAGGTCGCATTGTATATTTCACCAGATCGAAGGTCTGTATATTGATGAAAAGGTATCATTCGCTGATCTTAAACAAACCCTTGAGTTTTTCGCCAAGGAGCTCTTTGGTGAAAAGACCAGAATACGCCTTCGTCCTTCCTTTTTTCCGTTTACAGAGCCTTCGGGCGAGATGGATGTTTCATGTACCTGTAACAGTAAGGGATGCCGTTTGTGTAAATACACCGGCTGGCTAGAAGTCCTTGGTTGCGGAATGGTTGATCCCAACGTTCTCAGGGATTGTGGGATTGATCCTGATAAATTTACCGGCTTTGCTTTTGGACTTGGCATAGAAAGAATAGCACTTCTGAAATATGATATCAAGGATATCCGGATGTACTTTGAAAATGATGTCCGTTTTCTTTCTCAGTTTAATGGAATAGTCTGA